ACTTTCCCAATCTCGCTCATTGGATCGTACTTGTCAAAGTTCTTGCTGAAGTCCACAATGTATTCTTCTGTGCAGTTGGGGAACAAAATGCTCTGCAACAGTATGCGTTGCCCCGTGTGCGCGTTGTACGTGTTGTGTCGGCTCCGTGCAATAGGGGGTGTCTTAGCGCGGTGCTCCCTGTCCGCCGTGGTGAGTTGTGCCGATGGAGTGATCTCCCCTGTGAACTCTGTCGtcgagttcaagaaatctATGTCGAACAGGTTGTATTCCAGTTTGAGCATGGGCCCATCCCAGTCTACGAAATTCTTGAGAGGCGTGTATTCCGGACTATGGGTTCCCGCGTGGGTTCCCGCTGGAGTGTCGACTGTGGTGTCGTTCTGCGGCTCCGTTGAAGCTGTTGGACTTGTCAGAGAAGACTGGATAGTTTCATCTGCGAACTCGGCTGTTTCTTCCATGAACTCGGATGTTTCCTCCATGGGCTCTGCTGTTCCCTTCTCAGGCTCAGCTATTTCCTCCATCGGCTGGACTGTTTCCTCCATTGGCCGCTCTGTTTCCTTTACCGATGTGTCGTGTCCAGTCGTATCCCGCCGCTTTACATTGTGTCTTCTACGATGTTTTGTCCGCTTCACTGGTTTCACATCATCTGTTTGCTCTTGCTTCTGCTCTACCGGTTGCTTCACGGCTTCGTACATATTGACCTCCACATCTACCTTCTCGGCAGACTCTTGTACATGACTCTTCAAGTAACTTGTCGGCAGAGTGCAGTCGTACGCAGGGTAGTATTTGCTAGCGTCCTCAAGCAGCCCCTGCAGTTCCTTCGACGCACCGCGtatcttcttgttgttgtgtggcttttgttctgttccaTTGGCAGCCGCCTGTACTGCGTCCTTGTTCTGTCCCGTGGTCCCGTTGGAGTCAAGGCCCAAGGGCATGAGCAGCGGCACTGGTCGCATGCACGGATCCTGCATCGTTCGGTGTTTCCCCTGTGTTACTCACACTGTTGTAATGAGTCGTGGAAatgtagttgtagttgtagttgttaTTGCGTTTCGTGTTTCGTGTTTCGTGCTTTGTCCCAGTATTTTCGCAGCGGCGGCGGACGACAAAGACCAACGACGTCTCTCGGTGAGTGTGGGTCACTCTGACGCGATGCGGGCGACTTTGATCTCCGTGAGCCGGCGTCTGCgtttcttgcccttcttgTGCAGCGGTGGCCGTGGCTGTGGAGGCGGCGGCGGCGTGTCTCCGTCGCTTGAAAGTGAGCCGTCCAGTGGGATCTCCACCGCATCGAGCACCCGGGCAGGCCTCCCCCTGTCCCTCCTATTCTCTATCTCGTTGCTGTTACGTAGGGACTCGATGAACGAGTCCTCCGCCTTGATTCCCAACACTGTTGGATCATCGCTGTCTGATCCGTCAAAGATGGTGTTTGAGCAGGGTCTGCCGAGTGGGCGCTTCCCGTGACTCATGGGATGGGTGGCTACAGTGTGAGCATGGCCACCCACCCCCTTCGTTCTCCTCCCCGCTCCCCCCTCCGCCTTCAACGCCTCCAGTTGTCTCTTGAGCGCAGCGATCTTGGACTCACTAAACGCGCGCACAGACTTCGCCGTCTCCCGCAACACATCGTTCTCATGGGACATATCCTGCAACTGGCCCGTCAGCGTGTTCACCTGTCTCTGCATCTGCAATGCCCTGCCGCCCGGGTCTTCACCGGCCCCTGCGCCCCCGGGGGCTGTACCCGCCGCGAGTCTCTCATTATGGACCACTGCCCTGTGGTAATTCCACAGCAACTGCAGCAGCGTCGTCATGTCCCTGTCTTGCGTTGTGCACGGCCGTCTTCACCGTCTCAATCAGCAACAGCCGCCGTCTTCAAATCGCGTTTCGAATAAATATTAATTTTATGAAGACTTGTATGTAGTCTATATGAGTTATGGAGGTGTCGGTGTCGGTGTCGATGCCTCTGTCTTCGGTGTCTCCGTTACCGTCGCCGTGAGAAGGAACGAACACACGACCAGCAACGCACCGAGACCGTACGCCCGCGTGACGGTCTGTGTCCCCCCCACGAGGTACTCCACGAGCATCGCGAGCGGGATCGTCCCCGAGAGCCCCAGTGTGACTGTAAGAGGCTGTGTGCGGTACACGGCGTGTGCCCAGCACAGATCGCTCACTATTGTGAGTGTACAGTTCGCAGCTATTCCGAGTACAACTACAGGGAGAGCCACTGTGGACCGTGATGGTAACTCTAGGGTTTCCCACCCAGCGTAGTGCGCCACGATAAGCAATGgccacagcagcagcaaagtGCACAGGCCGACAAACCCAACGAATAGTTGTACGTCCACTGTAGACTGTGAACGGTGTGTCGCTGCACGCTTGAACAGTGTACTGTACACTCCGTATATCACTGCACCGGTCAGTGCAAGCACGTTCCCTATCAAAGTTGAGGAGACTGGGACCTGCCCCAGGGAAAGCTCCTGTACTGCTGGTGATGCGTGCCCCCATGCTACAACAATGACGACCCCAGTGAAAGAGACTGCGATCCCCACGAGCTTCCTACCGGTGACACTCTCCACACGGGCAATTGCCCCGAACAGCAGCGTAAAGAACGACGCAGTCGACGAAAGGATCGTCTGTGCGGACACCGTCGTGTACGCGAGCGCCGCGTTCGTCGCCACATTCGCCCCAACCCACAGCAGACAGAACACCGCTGCGAGCCGTGCAGTGTCCCGCACAGACATACCGTCCTGCCCATCGCCCCCACAGATCTTATCATCTCCCTCGCTCTCTTTACTCAGCAGCGGAGTCAACTCCGTATCATCCACAACACTACCATGCCACCTGCTCCAGCGCCGCCGCCTGCTCCAACCGCACCGCACGAGTCTCGGCAACAGGTACAACGTACACGACGACACGGAACAGTACGTGACCAGCAGCGGCTTTCTGTACACCGTGAACAGCGTCTTCAACAGGAACGACGAAGCCACCCACAGCACCACAACCGCGGCCAGCGCGACCAACCCTCCAGCACTGTTCCCACCACGCACATCGTAACCGCGAGCCATGCCAGGTTGCAGTAGATGTAGTACTCACAGTCTCATCACCGTTGGACACCTCGTCCTTTAAATATCGGAGACACTTCTCGAAACGTTCCACAGTTTGAGACAGAGACAGAAACTGTGGTCTGTGGTCTACCAGGATGGTAGACCATCAACCAGGTACCAGCTACCAGCTACCGTCTACCGAGGAGTACAGCACGTCGCAGACGTCCATCAGCGGGAGGTCCTCGACACCGCTGGTCTCGCAGCAGACACGCGTCGCGATGTACTCCAAAGTGGATGACTCAGAGAACAggctgttgttgctgttggggGTGTCCTCACTGGTCCCACTGGTCCCACTGGTCCCAGGGCCCCCCGCCGCATCGACAACCGTCTTCTGCGAGTCCAGTGGCGGAGTCAGCACGTCCTCCGCGTACAGGTTCAGCCCACAGTACGCAAACATCATGCCCAGCAGCCACAGACACTGCAACACGAGCACCCACCGCCGCTGCGGTAACACGTCCAGAAGCACCTGCACGGGGACGTGTGTTGAGGTGGGTCTCGTCGGTAGAAGGGACCACCCGATGgacagcaccagcagcgcGGTGAACAGCAGGTGGTGTACGAACCAGTAGTAGTCCGCTCGTGTCGGGCGCTGGGCGCTCACGAGGGGGGGGAGGCGCAACGACGTCTCTCTCACAAGTGCACTGTTCATCTCTGGCGCAGCTGCCTTCTtattcttcctcttgctcttgttcttgtagttgtagtagtacttgctcttcttctaTTTATTATTCAGTTAGATATTTTGGACACATTGGCACAGTAGAGGTAGTGACAGAGTTACGTTGGGCCCGGTTCCTGGTGGTCCTGCAGCAGCCGTCGCTCCTGGCGGCCCTTCTTCATCACCTGTTTCAGCGCGGCTTTGTCCAAGGGGTCCAACAACTCGAACGAGCACAGCAGACCCTCACTTACGGTCATCACGGCCCCCCAGTTGTCGAACTCGCCGCAGTAGTTTGGCGCTGAAAACACGGTCACCAGGCTCCGgtcgttgaagaactcgtACCCGTCCTCGACAACCATGTGTGCCCGGCACACGAGGTCGAACCCgaacttgttcaagaacttgttgatAGCGACCTTGTTGTAGCAGTACGAAACGCCTCGCTCGTTGTCCTCCCACTCATTGGGGGAATCAGCAGGGTCCGACCACAGCAAGTCGTTCACGAGTCCGAAATCGGGGACGTCAGTGGGCCGCCCCACATGGCGGATCTCGTCCATCGAGTTCAGCCCGGGGGATAACCCGCCGTGCACGCAGAAGATCTTCCCAGTCACGATCGCCGCCAGCGGAAGCGTGTTGAACGTATCCACGAAATGCTTCCACGTCTTGATATTGCACCGCCGCTTGCACTCGTCGTAGAACCCGTACACACGAGTAACGTTCGCGCACTCGTGGTTGCCCCtaaggaggaagaagttcTCAGGGTATTTGATCTTGTAACACAGCAAAAGCAGAATCGTCTCCAGAGATTGCTTCCCTCGGTCCACGTAGTCCCCCAAGAACAAGTAGTTAGCAGATGGTGGGAACCCACATTTACTGAACAGACGCAGAAGGTCGCAGTACTGCCCGTGCACGTCACCGACGATCTTCACGGAGGGGGACAACTCGAGCAGAGTCGGCTGCGCAAGGAAGATCTCCCGCGCGAGCCGGCAGATCTGTGCAATCTCGAAGTTCTTAAGACACACGTTCTTTGTCCGCTTCGCTGCGTACCCTGCAGAGATTAACCGCTCAATAGCGTCGTCCACGTCgaccactttcttcttcttcacgtTTGCCCCATCACTTCCAATACCGGCAGTACCAATGGGCACCGCACCGTCACCTACACTAGGAGACCCAGCGAGCAACTCTGCATCGTCGCCGCCGGGCGTATTCGGTACAGCACCGTCTGCGAAGTCATCGATGTACGACGCCCGCGACGGGTACACCGCTTTGTCCCTCCCGAGACTCCCATGACTACTGCGCCGCGATACTCTGCTCGTAAAGTAGTCCGCCTCACCGCCGTCCAACGTCGTCGTCGGCGTGTGCAACGGCGTCCCGTACACTGTATTCCCGCCAGAAGACCCTCGCCGAGTGGGGGCATCCGGTCGTGCAGCGGCTCCGTTGTGTAGCAACAGCTCGTTGATGTGAGGGTTCACGCCATTGCTCTCGGACTTCCGCTGCGACCGCGGCAGAAGCAGGTTCCGAACGTTCACACCTTCCTCAAGGGATCTATGTCGTTTCAACTGCTGCTTCGATCTATGCTTAACCTTCTTGGACGGTATACTGTCGTCATCGTAatcgtcctcgtcttcttcgtcgtcctcgtcgtcgtcagTCACCGCATGGTCGGAACCATACATCATCGAGCTCATCGGGCCGCCACTGGGCCGCCccggtttcttcaagatggGCATCATCGGCTCCCCGACcacgttgctgctgctcgaCCGCCGCGACACACCTGGCGTCAATGTCTGTGTCTGGCCCTGGGAACTCCTCCGCGACGCCGTGGGGGCCCCAACCGCAACCGCAGCCCCAGCCCCGGCCCCTGTCCCCGTCCCGGGCTTCGACGGCAGCAAAATGGACCCGTTCGACACTGAGTTCCGCAGCGAAGACTGCGACTGCCGCGACCGCACAGACCTCACGGACCGGGCGCCAGTGGACCGCTGCGTGTCCGTCCGAGACACTTCGGGCAGCGCCTCCGCGACCTGCCCAATCTTCCCCCTCGTCCTCGCCTCATCCCGCACACCCTTCGCCgcctgcttcttcttggacgGCTTCCCGCTACCAGTTTTAGACCCTGAATTCCCCATCTCCGTGTCTCTGGTACCTCAATCAATCAAAAGCAGTACTCCAGTCTCTAGATACAACCAGCCGCTGTCCCAGTTCTCTTCCGCCAAAATACGCGAAAGACCCACCCACAACTGAAAGTACACAAACCAAGTACCAAACTCACAACAGACGCTGTCCCTGATCACTCACAGACGCTCACACAGGTCTCACACAAGGCCACCAACAACTCACAGAGGAACACCTTCGAAGCATCCTCTACTCGAAACGTTTTGCTGTTTTTACAACTTTTaaatttgaacagtttcacGAACACTGTCAAACGGTGAAGATGAGATGAGTCTGTGTGGACCGGTTCGTACTTTGTCAAATGCATTCCCGTGATACCAAGAGACGGACTACGATGCGTTCTCGAGCAAAGTAGCGTGTATAACGAAGGGGTACCTGCCGCCCGGCGACGATCCCCTCGTGGAGACCCCCAGAGCGATGCACGAGTTGTTCTCCCCCGTGCGGTCTCTGTACGACGAGTATATGGCGCGTGTGAGGAGTAGGAGTAGGAGACTGTATGGTCAGATTGATTCGAGGGTGCGGCAGTCGGTGCCCGTGATGAATCTGGGGACTTACCTCCGCACAGTGGCCATCGATGTCGCCCTGTTGCAGTTTATAGAGCGGGCGGGCCCAGATACACCAGTGCAAGTGGTAAATCTGGGGAGTGGGTCCGATTTGAGGATGGTGCAGTATCTGAGTGTGTTTCCGCAGATTGTGAAGTTTCTAGACGTGGATTTCGAGGAGGCAGTAGCTTTCAAGGGTCAAGTAATCGACACAACGACGCAATTGAAGCAGATAGTAGAACAGTACACGCGGGAGGGGAGGTACGAGCTACTTTCTATTGATCTGTGCGACGTACAGCACGCAATGGAACTGCTTACAACGCACACACGCACTGACGTGGCCACAGTGTTCATTACAGAGTGTCTATTGTGCTATATACCGCAACGGGAGTCTCAACTACTGATAGACTCGATACAGGGCGCGTACAGCACGGGGACCCCTGGAGGGAATCTCTGGGTATCCTACGACCCGATCGGTGGATCCGCGCCAAATGATAGATTCGGAAAGATCatagaaagaaaacttgCTCATGTCCAGGAACCTCGACTTGCCCACTCTGCTCGTTTACAACTCAAGGGAGACGTACGCAGCTCGGTGGCAAAAGCAATTGACCACTGTAACGTCGTTATCCGCGACATGTGGCAGTTTCTACAGGAGAAAGTAaccgatgaggagaagaaacgagTAGCAGCACTCCAGTTCCTTGACGAATTGGAGGAACTGAAGGTCATGCAGACACACTACGTCATATTGAGCGCACAGTGGTGAGACACCACCCCCATCCTTACCCATAGAGAGAGCTGGCTCACCTAAACATCGTGCCCGGGGCTCCCCCTGCGCCCTCCAACTCCCCAATTTATATGTCTCGTTCTGTAACAGATACAACCTCCATGCCTCTCTGACATGCTCAGGCAGCAGCGGGCTGCTGTTATATTTCTCCATGCTGACATCTAGCGAGTTGAAACTCTTCACCAGCTCATTGTAGTGCGAGATCAGCCCGGCTCGGCTGCTCCGCGTGTTCTCCTCCGTAGCGAGAAGCTTGTTCCCCTCTAGCGTCGCCCTCGcgtcatcctcctcgtcgtcaaagTACTCATCGGGCTCGAACTCATCCACAGAATCGTCGCCTAGGATCACCGTACCGTCCGTGTCCCTCTTGTTGTACTGCTTCGTGGCAGCGTCACCAGTGACCTCATCGCTCCCGCCCTCGCAGAAACAGGTAAGCTTCTTTAAGTACTTCTTAAGCCGCCATGCGAGCATCTTCCTCCTATCGAACTCGCAGACCATCTGTCCAACGAGCCATTTCCTCCTCACCTCCAGCGCCAACTCGATGATCTCACCGGCGAATATCTTGCCAATCGCTTGTAGAAACACTCGGATGTTCTCCCCAATGTTCTGCCGGCACACCATCGTCGccaacttcttgatctgGCCCTTGTGCAGCGCGGTCCGGTGGAATATCTCAAATCTGTCCGTCTGTTCGCTGTCCAGGTTCATAATCAGCAACTTGAATTGGTCCTCGTAACTCAGCTCCTCAAGGGGGGCCTCAGCTTCTTGTGCTACCTCCTTACTTAGCTGGTCCCTGTAAACATCCGGTACAAACGTCAAGTTGTCAGGGACCCTGTTCACCTCCTCGTCTTTGTCCATTATCGGAAGGCTTGAGTAATCCAGCCGGCCTATATCAGAGGGTAGGAAGCTGTTCATAGTTCCGCCCGTCCTCAGATCCTTGACCTTCCACGAGACGTACTCTTGGTCCTCGGACAGAATCTGGTCAATCATTTGCTTCGTCGCAAAGTAGTTCGCCACGGTCACGATGGGAGCGTAGTTCACCTCTGGGATCGTATCCAGGGGACCTTGTGGCGCATCAGTCATACCGTACTATGTGTGTATTTGTGAGCTTAGCAGTGGTTGATGCTGGAcgttgaaggaggaagCAAACTGTGAAGTTATCGGTCTCTCGCAATGTGAGTTTGCAATGAGTTAGAAGAATTGAAATATTTTAGTTTCTGCAGCGGCTTCGATGAACAGGGTCCCGATAGCTCGCTGATGGGTGGTGACTCGTTGGGATGTTATGATGGTACATACGTATATACTATTTACTTGGTGGCTGTCATTCCACGCCCGTCTCGAATTGGGTGCCGTTAGCGGCTGTAGCTGTAGAAGTTTTTTACTCTGTGGATTCGACAATCTCATCCTCACCATCCACTGCGTGCAGGCCCTCAGCCTCTTGCAACGCCcgcttctcctcctcctcgttctTGGTCAGTTCCTTGTTCTGGTCTTCCGGTTTCGCGTTCGACTCTTTCAGATTTGCGACGAGGCCGATAAATATGACCACGGTGATCGGACCCAGCAACGGTAAGTACACAGCTACTTTGTGTTCCTGCGGGAAGAAGTTCTGTTGGACCATCTCCCCGTGAAAGAACGAGCTCTCGCAGAGCTGCACCAGCCTGTTGCtcttcagcagcagatCATCCCACACCGCGTCACTGCCGAGCTCTGGGTTGTTGAGGTCGTCGACAATCGCGAGCCGCAAGTCCAGCGCCTCTGTGACGTTATTACGCACCTCTAACGGGATGGACATTTGCTCGAAGGACTCTGTTAGCTTCAGCAATGACCACAGGGTCTCCACTGCGTTGTCCATGTTCTGCAAGATGGTCAGCCTCTTAAAGGAGTCCATGGTGATCACCAGAGAGGACAGGTCCTCGACTGTATCCGCCAACCCGAGCAGTTGAAAGATGTCCTTGGCGAACTTGTACATGATCGGGCTCAGGTAACTCTCCTTGAGTTTGGTGTTCTCCTCCAGTGGGTCCTTATTCACGATGAGAACCCCCCACTGTGGGACAATAAAACTGTCCCAGTTGTCTCCGGCGGCGGTGGTCTCCTGACCCCCAGTCCCGTTAATGAAGGGCAACCCCTGGGGGGACAACTTCGCACTGGGGAACACGATCGCCAAGTTCAGCGCATTCTGTTCAGAGTAGTACACAGACGACGACAGCTCGGACAGATCGATGACGTGTGCTAGGTCCTGCCACGTCACGTCCGTGCTGTTGCTCAGCGTGTGCAGGTTCAGGTCGTTATGGAACACAATCGAGGTGTCCACGGTGAAGTTCACTATCGGGCTCAACATTTCTCTAAATGGCGTGAAGTACTTCACCAACGTTTCGCTGATCTCCCACGCGACGGGCGTCCCGTCCCCGTTCAGAAGCGAGATAGACAGATGCACGTTCGGTGAGTAATTGATGGAGATGCTGTTCCCATTGCGTTTTGCCGCTTGGTGTCCCTGGTGGCTCAAATGGTCCCACTCCAGAGCAAACGTGTGCTCGATCAACGTTTGGGCGACGAAGAAGGGCAAGTCGTTCGCGACCACGGACGGATCATCGAAGTACACAACGGTCCGTTTCGTGTCGTACGGTAAATAGTACCCTACGAAATCGTCCAAGTCCAACTCTACCACATGGTATGCATCTTTTTGTTCACCAGAGAGCAATTGCTCATCGTAGGGCAGGATCTGCAAGGACCAAGGGACGTACTGTCTTTTGGAGTTTAAAAGATGGTTGACCTGGATCTGTACTGCGTCGTGAATGTCTGGGAACCTGTACAGGTTCGACTTGATGTACACTGGGATGGTCATGTGTACATCCTGGAACCTATTCTCGTGCAGACTCTTAATGTAATCCATGGGCAATTGAGCCCTGTATATCGTCGTCAACTTGTACCACAGCGGCACCCCTACCAGGAGGTATACTGCCGCAAACagaaacacaacacacCTTCGCAGGGTAGCGTTTGATGACATAGTCGAATGGCAGGAGGGGAGGCACTCACTCACACTCACTCACTCGCTCAATCTGTGATGAAACTACTTCCCACCCTCTTCGAATCTGGGCGCtcttttaattttttttatttcaagTCGTGTCACAAATTGTATCCTAAAATGTTATAGAAGAGGTTGGAAACAGGTGAATGAAAGAGAGGATTTCTCAATGGATGCAAAGATCTAGCAAGATAATTTTACAGTACAcatctatatatacaacTGGACGTCTATACCAGTATGGGGTGGTTGCTACATAGttaaacaaaaaaaaaaagagtttcAAAGTTGGTCGACAGTGACGAACACATCGGTCCGTTTGGATGGATGAAATAAGTGCTTTTGCTGTTAGTAACGTAAGCAAGAAAGTGATGGACTGTTCTTGGATCCTGGCTGGAGATTTGTAAGACATTGTaatatacacacacagagaaagaaacacagaaagagagaatAGAAAGAGGgagggagaagaagagattATTATTATTCGTGACAATGATTTAGTTCTCATATTAGAAACAGAAGAATAAGGGAATACGAGAGGCGGGGGAAGGAAGTACGTTACACGGTTGTGTgttttggttgttgttgcttATTGTACAAAATggggaaagaaaaacgGTGACGGGGGGAAACATTTATATGACATAATAAAGGGACTCAAAGTTTATCCTCAAAGATTAATTTCATCTAaacacaaagaaaaaacgTATATGGGAAATTTGattcatcttcttgatctgattgtatttttttacttcttcttcttcttcttcttcatatATCGGACACATGGTGAAGATGCAGTAATTCAATATTCTCTCATCTCATTTCAaactttcttcaatctGCCCTGTTTTCAGAATGTTTGTTTCCATTAAGGATGAGAAAACCTGGAAGGTGGATGGAACAACGATAGAGCTAAtaagaaacaaaatttaTTCATGGAAAAAATATTCCGTATTCATACTGAATATAACTTACCTTGTTGGGGAGTGTTCCCTTGGAGCAAAGTCTCTAGATCTGTAGGAATCTCTTGGAGCGCCGTAATCGCCTCTTGGTGCACCGCCGCCATAGCCGC
This sequence is a window from Huiozyma naganishii CBS 8797 chromosome 3, complete genome. Protein-coding genes within it:
- the GPI19 gene encoding phosphatidylinositol N-acetylglucosaminyltransferase GPI19 (similar to Saccharomyces cerevisiae GPI19 (YDR437W); ancestral locus Anc_5.549) gives rise to the protein MNSALVRETSLRLPPLVSAQRPTRADYYWFVHHLLFTALLVLSIGWSLLPTRPTSTHVPVQVLLDVLPQRRWVLVLQCLWLLGMMFAYCGLNLYAEDVLTPPLDSQKTVVDAAGGPGTSGTSGTSEDTPNSNNSLFSESSTLEYIATRVCCETSGVEDLPLMDVCDVLYSSVDGSW
- the THI74 gene encoding Thi74p (similar to Saccharomyces cerevisiae THI74 (YDR438W) and YML018C; ancestral locus Anc_5.551); translated protein: MARGYDVRGGNSAGGLVALAAVVVLWVASSFLLKTLFTVYRKPLLVTYCSVSSCTLYLLPRLVRCGWSRRRRWSRWHGSVVDDTELTPLLSKESEGDDKICGGDGQDGMSVRDTARLAAVFCLLWVGANVATNAALAYTTVSAQTILSSTASFFTLLFGAIARVESVTGRKLVGIAVSFTGVVIVVAWGHASPAVQELSLGQVPVSSTLIGNVLALTGAVIYGVYSTLFKRAATHRSQSTVDVQLFVGFVGLCTLLLLWPLLIVAHYAGWETLELPSRSTVALPVVVLGIAANCTLTIVSDLCWAHAVYRTQPLTVTLGLSGTIPLAMLVEYLVGGTQTVTRAYGLGALLVVCSFLLTATVTETPKTEASTPTPTPP
- the TAF11 gene encoding TATA-binding protein-associated factor TAF11 (similar to Saccharomyces cerevisiae TAF11 (YML015C); ancestral locus Anc_5.546), producing the protein MTDAPQGPLDTIPEVNYAPIVTVANYFATKQMIDQILSEDQEYVSWKVKDLRTGGTMNSFLPSDIGRLDYSSLPIMDKDEEVNRVPDNLTFVPDVYRDQLSKEVAQEAEAPLEELSYEDQFKLLIMNLDSEQTDRFEIFHRTALHKGQIKKLATMVCRQNIGENIRVFLQAIGKIFAGEIIELALEVRRKWLVGQMVCEFDRRKMLAWRLKKYLKKLTCFCEGGSDEVTGDAATKQYNKRDTDGTVILGDDSVDEFEPDEYFDDEEDDARATLEGNKLLATEENTRSSRAGLISHYNELVKSFNSLDVSMEKYNSSPLLPEHVREAWRLYLLQNETYKLGSWRAQGEPRARCLGEPALSMGKDGGGVSPLCAQYDVVCLHDLQFLQFVKELECCYSFLLLIGYFLL
- the PPZ2 gene encoding salt homeostasis regulator (similar to Saccharomyces cerevisiae PPZ2 (YDR436W) and PPZ1 (YML016C); ancestral locus Anc_5.548), with amino-acid sequence MGNSGSKTGSGKPSKKKQAAKGVRDEARTRGKIGQVAEALPEVSRTDTQRSTGARSVRSVRSRQSQSSLRNSVSNGSILLPSKPGTGTGAGAGAAVAVGAPTASRRSSQGQTQTLTPGVSRRSSSSNVVGEPMMPILKKPGRPSGGPMSSMMYGSDHAVTDDDEDDEEDEDDYDDDSIPSKKVKHRSKQQLKRHRSLEEGVNVRNLLLPRSQRKSESNGVNPHINELLLHNGAAARPDAPTRRGSSGGNTVYGTPLHTPTTTLDGGEADYFTSRVSRRSSHGSLGRDKAVYPSRASYIDDFADGAVPNTPGGDDAELLAGSPSVGDGAVPIGTAGIGSDGANVKKKKVVDVDDAIERLISAGYAAKRTKNVCLKNFEIAQICRLAREIFLAQPTLLELSPSVKIVGDVHGQYCDLLRLFSKCGFPPSANYLFLGDYVDRGKQSLETILLLLCYKIKYPENFFLLRGNHECANVTRVYGFYDECKRRCNIKTWKHFVDTFNTLPLAAIVTGKIFCVHGGLSPGLNSMDEIRHVGRPTDVPDFGLVNDLLWSDPADSPNEWEDNERGVSYCYNKVAINKFLNKFGFDLVCRAHMVVEDGYEFFNDRSLVTVFSAPNYCGEFDNWGAVMTVSEGLLCSFELLDPLDKAALKQVMKKGRQERRLLQDHQEPGPT
- the LRS4 gene encoding Lrs4p (similar to Saccharomyces cerevisiae LRS4 (YDR439W); ancestral locus Anc_5.553), producing the protein MTTLLQLLWNYHRAVVHNERLAAGTAPGGAGAGEDPGGRALQMQRQVNTLTGQLQDMSHENDVLRETAKSVRAFSESKIAALKRQLEALKAEGGAGRRTKGVGGHAHTVATHPMSHGKRPLGRPCSNTIFDGSDSDDPTVLGIKAEDSFIESLRNSNEIENRRDRGRPARVLDAVEIPLDGSLSSDGDTPPPPPQPRPPLHKKGKKRRRRLTEIKVARIASE
- the DOT1 gene encoding histone methyltransferase DOT1 (similar to Saccharomyces cerevisiae DOT1 (YDR440W); ancestral locus Anc_5.556) — its product is MPLGLDSNGTTGQNKDAVQAAANGTEQKPHNNKKIRGASKELQGLLEDASKYYPAYDCTLPTSYLKSHVQESAEKVDVEVNMYEAVKQPVEQKQEQTDDVKPVKRTKHRRRHNVKRRDTTGHDTSVKETERPMEETVQPMEEIAEPEKGTAEPMEETSEFMEETAEFADETIQSSLTSPTASTEPQNDTTVDTPAGTHAGTHSPEYTPLKNFVDWDGPMLKLEYNLFDIDFLNSTTEFTGEITPSAQLTTADREHRAKTPPIARSRHNTYNAHTGQRILLQSILFPNCTEEYIVDFSKNFDKYDPMSEIGKVVEYSALVFLPQDYAHGLTQDIIPRLNDAYDNADETAFIQTVHDYNTFIRRVPRHRITQHLRELTQIPQSFIHDFLHVVYTRSIHPQAFKLKKYKAFSNYVYGELLPTFLTDVYQRCNLNTNSVFLDLGSGVGNCVIQAALEHGCRTSAGCEIMEDASTLTELQYKELTNRCHFNGLNLKPVQFLLRQSFVDNEAVITLLRDCDVLLVNNFLFDSKLNKVVETLLENAKVGCKIISLKNLRSFGYTIDANNIDGVLNRLKVQKCTFKEDSVSWTHSGGDYYISTVQNCIDESLLQATSRFRRSKRPERYTR
- the GPI17 gene encoding GPI-anchor transamidase GPI17 (similar to Saccharomyces cerevisiae GPI17 (YDR434W); ancestral locus Anc_5.545), whose translation is MSSNATLRRCVVFLFAAVYLLVGVPLWYKLTTIYRAQLPMDYIKSLHENRFQDVHMTIPVYIKSNLYRFPDIHDAVQIQVNHLLNSKRQYVPWSLQILPYDEQLLSGEQKDAYHVVELDLDDFVGYYLPYDTKRTVVYFDDPSVVANDLPFFVAQTLIEHTFALEWDHLSHQGHQAAKRNGNSISINYSPNVHLSISLLNGDGTPVAWEISETLVKYFTPFREMLSPIVNFTVDTSIVFHNDLNLHTLSNSTDVTWQDLAHVIDLSELSSSVYYSEQNALNLAIVFPSAKLSPQGLPFINGTGGQETTAAGDNWDSFIVPQWGVLIVNKDPLEENTKLKESYLSPIMYKFAKDIFQLLGLADTVEDLSSLVITMDSFKRLTILQNMDNAVETLWSLLKLTESFEQMSIPLEVRNNVTEALDLRLAIVDDLNNPELGSDAVWDDLLLKSNRLVQLCESSFFHGEMVQQNFFPQEHKVAVYLPLLGPITVVIFIGLVANLKESNAKPEDQNKELTKNEEEEKRALQEAEGLHAVDGEDEIVESTE
- the PPM1 gene encoding leucine carboxy methyltransferase (similar to Saccharomyces cerevisiae PPM1 (YDR435C); ancestral locus Anc_5.547), which encodes MHELFSPVRSLYDEYMARVRSRSRRLYGQIDSRVRQSVPVMNLGTYLRTVAIDVALLQFIERAGPDTPVQVVNLGSGSDLRMVQYLSVFPQIVKFLDVDFEEAVAFKGQVIDTTTQLKQIVEQYTREGRYELLSIDLCDVQHAMELLTTHTRTDVATVFITECLLCYIPQRESQLLIDSIQGAYSTGTPGGNLWVSYDPIGGSAPNDRFGKIIERKLAHVQEPRLAHSARLQLKGDVRSSVAKAIDHCNVVIRDMWQFLQEKVTDEEKKRVAALQFLDELEELKVMQTHYVILSAQW